A genomic region of bacterium contains the following coding sequences:
- a CDS encoding glycosyltransferase, protein MDLSVVIPVYNAERNIGNCLDAVCNQSLPRERYEVIVVDDGSTDGTADIIRKYPGVRLIQQHNQGPAAARNFGASQATGKIVVFTDSDCTPTIGWLGEMTVPFESDPTIVGVKGAYRTNQRSLVARFAQLEYEDKYRLLSRTRYVDFIDTYAAAYDRELFMSFRGFDLNFRRAANEDVDLSYRISNQGHHLFFNPRAIVYHIHPARLMEYIRKKYLYAYWRMLALRNNPNKIIIDSHTPQLTKMQPFLITGMILAGLMSLWWAPWVIVSALLGGLFLLATMPFILFSFKRDKMVAVVAVGMIAGRALAHWWGICRGAMTFFLFTKRRPR, encoded by the coding sequence ATGCCGAACGGAATATCGGAAACTGCCTTGATGCCGTGTGCAACCAGTCGTTGCCCAGGGAGAGGTATGAAGTGATCGTCGTGGATGACGGCTCTACAGATGGGACGGCTGATATCATCCGCAAATATCCTGGGGTCAGGCTGATCCAGCAGCATAACCAGGGTCCGGCGGCAGCCCGAAACTTCGGGGCTTCCCAGGCAACAGGGAAGATTGTGGTATTTACGGATTCAGATTGTACTCCCACCATTGGCTGGCTTGGTGAAATGACCGTCCCATTTGAATCTGACCCAACTATAGTCGGAGTAAAAGGGGCCTATAGGACCAACCAACGTTCTTTGGTGGCCCGATTTGCCCAATTGGAATATGAGGATAAATACAGATTGTTGTCTCGTACCAGGTATGTTGATTTTATTGATACTTATGCGGCGGCTTATGACCGGGAATTATTCATGTCTTTCAGGGGTTTTGATCTGAATTTCCGCCGGGCCGCCAACGAAGATGTCGATCTGTCATATCGTATCAGCAACCAGGGGCATCATTTGTTTTTTAATCCCCGGGCAATTGTATATCATATTCATCCCGCCCGCCTGATGGAGTATATCCGGAAAAAATATCTTTACGCCTATTGGCGCATGCTGGCACTTCGAAATAACCCCAATAAGATCATTATTGACAGCCACACCCCCCAGCTTACAAAAATGCAGCCATTTCTAATTACCGGCATGATTTTAGCCGGTTTGATGAGCCTCTGGTGGGCACCTTGGGTTATAGTTTCAGCCCTTTTGGGTGGGTTATTCCTTTTGGCTACGATGCCGTTTATTTTATTTTCTTTCAAACGGGACAAAATGGTAGCCGTAGTGGCGGTGGGGATGATCGCAGGCAGGGCTTTGGCTCATTGGTGGGGTATTTGCCGGGGGGCTATGACATTCTTCCTGTTCACCAAACGGCGGCCTCGATAA